The nucleotide window tgtggcttggtgggttatgaacccaactagcatccatgaaaatatgggtttgatccctagcctcactcagtgggttaaggatccagcattgctgtgagctgtggtgtaggtcgcagacaccgcttggatcctgctttgccatggctgcggctcctacttgacccctaacctgggaacttccatatgtcgcaggtgtggccctaaaaaagcaaaaaacaaaaataaaaaataaagaggctaTTGCCAGTTTCTATTTGTAGGTTTCGTTTATAGTGAAAGATCATACACTATTAAAACCATTCTAGTTAGCAGTATTTGGGGAGTTGTAAAGGAGTTTCTATACTGACAATAATTCTAAGTGATTAGGTGTTCtctctcaaattaattttttcatctcaTGAAAATTGTACAAAAAGTAAGCTATAGTTGTTTTGTCAGGGAAAAAGTACAGCTGAGCGTTACTTGACTGTTCCACATAAGTGTAAGGGTTAGTCCAGGACCTGATCATCACTGAGGTTCCCCCTCTGAAATCTTAGTCCTGTTCTCTGCAGACATCATCCTGTTTGTGGAATTTTCTCACTGCTTTTCTTACTCTGACTGTTAGACTCTAACCCATTTAGCCTTCCTGTCCTTCCATATCTCTTTCCACCTAGTTTATTGCTCCACTTCTGACTTTATCTTGTCCTTATTGTGTACAACTTGAGTCACTTACACTGTAACCACATTCCCTTGGCTTTTGAACCTACATCCTGGAATTACTGGAGTCATTTACTTCTGCTCCCTGCTGAGCACTACTGGAAAAAATTCTTAATTAGACCTTAAATTAAGCCTTTTGGTGTCTgatttatatcttttctttcctaattgcTATTCTAGACCATCAGTGCAGCACTCAAGACCCCTGCTcacaccccatcccaccccagcaAGTGATGTATCTATGTGACTTCCTACCCCCAGCTTAGCTGTGGGGTAAACTTCCTACTTTGTCTCCTCCTCTTCTACTACAGAGAaagatatttccctttttttcaagGCCAGTCCTGAATCCCACCGCTTGATGTCTCTTCTAGGACCATGTTTCATCTGTCATTCCTGCTACTCTGTCCTTGTCCCACAGCAAATAAGTAATGACTCTCCTCTGCTTAAAGAACCTCTTATTGACCTGTCCCCCTCTAGTCAGCTCTTTATTTCCAGGCTTTCGTGAAAGAATTTCTGTCCTGATTGTCTTCATTGACTTGCCTCTTGCACACTCTCCCTCATCCCACTGTAGTCTGGCTTCTGATTCCACCACACCCCTCACATTGTTCCTACTACAGTTATTAGAATCCCCTGTTATGCTACCAGACATTTCTGTTCAGTCTGGCACTGTTTATGACCTCATCTTCctgaaatttctttaattttcctcagtgttctttccttctacttctgcttattctctgttttctttgctcATCTCATCTACTGCAGTTTTAACTGGATAGTTCATTGGATTCTGACCTTGATTTTGTTATCGCATAACATAGAGTTTCATCCACATTAAAGATTTTATTACCACCTAAATTATCTTTTATCTGTATTATCAGTCCACCTTCTCTTCAGGGTGTCCGTCTACTGGACTGTCTACCAGACTTTTCCATTATTCTGGTTGGTATTCTAAGCCAGAGATCTGGAGTCAGTATGATACCTCCCTCCTTACTCCTCACCTgccatgctgttttaattttaCACTCTGTATCTCTGCTAGAATAAACgttcttttttgtccttctttcaTTCCATTCCAGGCAGAATTAACCACTTCTTCTCTGTGCTGCTGCAGTCCCATTGCCCCCTCCTCTGTAACAGGCCTTCTGTGGGGCATTGCATTTGTTTGTGTTCATGTATTTCACCTTCTTGAAATAGTCTGGCCTCTgataataaagttttttaaaataagatagttTATCTTCATCACCTAGCACATCATCTGGCAACACAGTAagtgctccaaaaaaaaaaaaaatgtgcagcaGGGAGAGTGATTCATGTTCCTGAAAAGGAAATTGATCTTGATTTTTATCTAagggaaaatgtttaattttttaagaaatgcaaaaaCATGGAACAGCAGTTAGatccaaattttatttcttcaccaGGGCACAGATACAATTATAAGAATCATTTAAAACTTACTATTTCTACCTCTTAGAAGTCTTTTGGTTGTGGTGGAAACATCTGAGATAGAAATTCTAATCTTCCTTTCAAGAGATGCTATTTGaattaaccaaaaagaaaaaacttttgcACTCAAGAGGTGCTATTtgaaataaccaaaaagaaaagactttttgcattgtttttcttatttgtgtgtgtgtgtgtgtgtgtgtagatatatatatatatatatattttttttttttttgtattctaacAGGTGAAAAACCTTTTGAATGTCCAAATTGTCATGAACGATTTGCTAGAAATAGCACCCTCAAATGTCACCTGACTGCATGCCAAACTGGAGTGGGggcaaaaaagggaagaaagaagcttTATGAATGTCAGGTATGTGTGGGTGTATTCTGTCCTTAGCAAAGGAGTCTGTGTTTGAAATCATTAAAAGTGAAGGTAACAAGGGACAAAGGCATAGAGCTGACAGGTTAGGAGGAAATAAGAGTAAAGAACATATATCATTGTCTTGCTTTTTATAAGGAGGATTagaattggtttttgtttgttgtctttttgtcttttctagggttgcaccctcggcatgtggaggttcccaggctaggggtcgaatccgagctgtagccaccggcctacactgcagccacagcaactcaggatccgagccgcatctgcgacctacaccacaactcatggcaatgccggatccttaacccactgagcaagggcagggattgaacccgcaacctcatcgttcctagtgggattcgttaaccactgagccacgacgggaactcctgtttgtttgttttttgtctttttgccatttcttgggccactcctgtggcatacgggaggttcccaggctaggggtctcatcagagctgtagctaccggcctgcaccagagccacagcaacacaggatctgagctgcgtctgtgacctacaccacagctcatggcaacgccagatcgttaacccactgagcaagggcagggatcgaaccgcaacctcatggttcctagtcggattaattaaccattgcgccacgacgggaactccctcctgtttgttttttaaacccaACCCTGGATGATACCAGTGTCAATAAAATTATGTCCTAAATAACAAGTAGTTTGAAACTGGCTCTTCTTAACCAAGAGCAATCATTAGAATTCAGAGGTAAATCTAGATTTAGAAGGTAGACCAGCTGTGATTGTTGTTCTTCCTGATTAGTGTGTATTTATCCCAAATGGTTAAATAGTTCTAAATATTGATTATCATGGAAGAAGTTATAATAGCATTACTTTATATTCctagaatatatgaaaataaacagtgaagacagtattaaaatgttttccaaaaacGACTTAAGTTGTTAGCTGCATCAGCTGAAAGACCaaataaaagaattaggaaaCCCATTAGATTAGACCATATTATAAATGTCATgtttacattttcagaaaaatcttgAATATTTTCCTTACAGAGAATAAGTGCATCCATATTTCCTTCAGTTTGAATATAAATGTTAACGCCAAATGTTTGGTTATTTCAGGTCTGTAACAGTGTGTTTAACAGCTGGGACCAGTTTAAAGATCACTTGGTAATACACACTGGAGATAAACCCAACCATTGTACTTTGTGTGACTTGTGGTTTATGCAAGGAAATGAATTAAGGAGACATCTCAGTGATATTCATAATATTTCAGAGCGTCTAGTAACCGAAGAATTTCTTTCAGTAGAAACACGTGTACAAACTGAACCTGTGACATCAATGACTATTATAGAACAAGTTGGGAAGGTGCATGTGTTACCTTTGCTTCAGGTTCAGGTGGATTCAGCACAAGTGACTGTGGAACAGGTTCATCCAGATCTGCTCCAGGACAGCCAAGTGCAGGATTCACATATGAGTGAGCTTCCAGAGCAGGTCCAAGTAAGTTATCTAGAAGTGGGTCGAATCCAGACTGAAGAAGGTACTGAAGTACATGTAGAGGAGCTGCATGTTGAACGGGTAAATCAGATGCCAATGGAAGTACAAACTGAGCTTCTAGAAGCAGACTTGGATCAAGTGACTCCTGAAATCATGAACCAGGAGGAGAGAGAGCCTACCCAAGCAGATGCTGCTGAGGCTGCCAGAGAAGATCACGAAGATGCTGAGGGTTTAGAGACCAAATCAACAGTGGATTCCCAAGCTGAAAAGGCAGGAAATGAGAACAGAACACCTATGCCGGTTTTAGAATGAAATAacgaatatatttttaaatatgtgttgGGTTTTTGAACTGATGATGGGCAGTGTGACTGTCCTTAAGCTAACAGATGCGTGGACCAAAGTTAAACTCTCCTGTTGTGCTGACCTGTTTTTGTTGAAACAGACTGGTTTTCTTCTACTTAGTGCCACAGAGGAGGGATCTTTCCCATAAGTGAGTGGGAAGCTTTGAGAAGTATATTTCTGGAAAACTTAAATGGATTATATTCTTATTATATAGTTGGGTACGAATGTATCTATTTTCGTTGTGGTAAGggttctcccttttctttcccagGTCATGTCCttcctcaagttttttttttttcatgttgtaaaATCAAACAGTAAAATCATTAGGATACATAAACGTGTATTCTAATGCATGTtagaaaatttgaatatataGGAAACAAGGCTGCATGAAGAAAAGTGCATTGTAACTGTGCAGTTAAAAATTTTGGCTTCTGGCTTTCTTTTGTTAGAACAACGTTCTTGTCTACCCTGATAGTCACAGATGTCATCGCTGCAACAGAAACAGAGTGGTGGCAAATTtctagaatgtttaaaaaaaaaaaaaaaaaaccacacacacatgtGCCTTTTCAGAACCAACTAAACTTCTATAAAGCATTTCTGGTTCTTTCAAAGTTTGTGTTGTAAGGAGCAATGTAGTTGATGGCTATAGTACTTTATATTTTTGCTTATAATGACAACCAATTCTTTTTCACTTGTTAGGTTGAGAAGTTTCATTTAGTGGCAGCTGAAGGGCCATTTTCAATTGGGAAAATTCATTTATATCTGTGGTAAACTTTATTTTGATGAAAAGTTGCACTAGTATTTTACCACCAGATGAAAAAAAGAtgagcatcatttaaaaattaatgtatttaaagtacagagaaaaacatgtatataatatatcaGGCTTTGTTTTGAATGACTCTTTTGTCCCCAATCCTTAATGTAAAGATCTTGTGCTATAACTTTTAAAGCCATACAAATAAGAGTGCTAAACTGTGGACTTAAAAGTAggtgtgtaaatatttttaatcagtattacttggaaaataaaatataacaaccACATAAAATCAATATGCTATTTTCTTTACCTGTTAAATATTgggatatatttacatttttaaagtaaactttaaaattatgtgttcatgactcttttttttttttttaacttaccagAATGGAAGTTGGTTAGTGGTCAAAGATGTCTTCTCATCTGTATTAACATAACTGATACATGAGTTGAGCTATAAAACTGTCCATATACACTTCCAGTCCTCAAAAATCAgttcaaaagaaaggaaggaagaagagggtgtCATTTGCAACTCTGCATGGTGGGACACAATAGCCAATGGAATTTTAGTAGAgcctgttttaaaaatactttgtacATGTACTAGTGTGTTAAATTTAAAAGAGatcaattcaggagttcccattgtggcgcagtggttaatgaatccgactgagaaccatgaggttgcaggtttgatccctggccttgctcagtgggttaaggatctggcgttgccatgagctgtggtgtaggttgcagacgtggcttggatcctgcgttgctgtggctctggcataggccggcagcaacagctccgagtagacccctagcctgggaacctccatatgccgcaggtgcagccctagaaaggcaaaaataaaaaaatatataaaaaataaataaatgaaaataaaagatcaaTTCACCTTTTGGTAATGCTGATGTTGTAGTATCACATTTATGACATGTACTTCCCACAGGTGGAGAAGTCACAGATTTAGCGATAATAGGAAttagaaggtttttattttgggATCAGAGTATATGAACATTTCCAGGTCTGTTCTCTTAACAATTCGGTACCTACTGCAGagcttacatttttatatatgtatattttttcctttgaagtcaGAAAATACTGGTCATAGAATCATATTGAGTTTTCAGTTTGCCTTAAGATGTCCTTGCTCCTGAGTTAGttgtagttttaaaaaagtttaaatttttgacAGTAATAGTTTCAAGTGTGTAAGTTACTAGTTGGTATCTACTGAATTTTGAATGCTGAAAATAGCTCATGCTGTGCCCTTAAGCCAAGGTATGAAacaaggtttatttttaaacataatcttTGAAGAGCTCGACCACAAGGTAGAGATCAGGGACAAAGGCATAGCAAAGcattaaaattatcatttcagTTTTCAGATTTAGTAAAGCCTTTCAAGCCAGGCTTGAGGGACGAGTATAGTTCATTTCACTTTTCCCAGAAGACACGGAGGCTTTGTCAGTGTGCTCCAAATGACAATAAATTTGATTGCAGAAGAGGAAAGCTACCCACTGGTGATAAACATTATGTTGCCTGGCACTTTGCAGTTCATAACGAAAACATTTAACATATAATAGCTATTAAAAACCAGGATGTATATTAAAGTGCCTAACTGGATATTTTGTTCCTCCCACTCTACTCCTCTTGGGGTTTTTATTTAGGTCTACAGTATGACAACTAGGCAATAGTGCCAGACATTGGTCATCAGAGGACTCCCAAGTGTACTGAGAATGATAGGAgagcctcttctctctctcctgccccgtgcccccccccacccccattccaaCAGCAGTTCTTTGATTGTCCCAACATAAACTGGGTGTGTCTTTCAATTTTGGCAGTACCCAGAATTAACACAGACATGAAAAGTTAAGTGATCAAGTACTACAAGACTGCCCACACTTGTGCCTGGCCAACTACAAATTAGGGGTCCTCACTCCCTCCCAAATTCAGTAATACACTAAAATGACTCAGAACAGCACTATACTTCTGCGTgtagttttattataaaatacaaacCAGGAACAGACAAGGAGAGGCATAGGGCAACGTAAGGGGCTAGGCAGCGCTTCCTGTCCTGTCCTAACATTTCAGACATGATTAAGTCCTTGGCCATTGATCACTGAACTCTCTCTAGCCCCTCCTACCCTAGAGATCTTAGGGCAGTTTTAACCCTCTAATCCACATTACGATTCCCCTGGTGACCAGAGCCTACAGTCACTTCATTACATAAACTCAGTTGTGAGCTTATTAGGAATAGCAAAAGACATcaactcaggaaattccaagggttttaggagctcagtGTCAGGAACCAAGAACAAAGACTGAATACATACTTAATTATATCATACCTATCACCTGAGATTGAAAGGAAAACTAACAACCCTAATATCAATACATTTAAAACCAAGAAACCTTTCGGATGGATATGTACAAAAACAGAAGGGTCTTACAGTCTGACCATTTAAAAAGGCTGCCATTTTCATACActatcaaaagaaatattttcatggaaATGTAAGTGCTTCTGCTCCCACTATATTCAATTTTGAAATAAGATTTCAGGATTAGGATGATTCATGGAAGTATTCTAGACTACCCATTTTTTACTTTGAATAAGCCAATGCTATTGACTGAGGCCCAAATGTAAAGTGTCCACCAGTAAAccaactggatttttttcttttttggcctcatctgaggcatgtggaaattcccagtctggggattgaacactcaccacagcagcaacctgggccactatggtaacaatgtcagattcttaacctactgcaccacaaaggaactcaaAATTAAGTGTTGGTTTTTTTCAAGTGGATTTTAATGTACATCTTCAACATGGgttgattttctttgaaaaaaatgatcgGACGGTCATTGAAGTGATCACATGGAAACAGTTTTGTAACTTAAcgcaaaattaaaagtaaatgacTGAAAGTTTAGCCTGATTTTGTTGGAGATAACATAATAGATTTGAAGTCATTAGGCTAACACTGACCTTTGTGTTTGTTATATCAGGAGAGGGAAACCAAAGCTAAGTGCTGTTTATATCTGATGTGCTGAGCTGTGTTACGGCTCTTAAAGAATTTGTCGTAAAGGATTTAAATGAGAAGCAGCAGGAATTAAAACTTAGCACCTCCAATTAATGAGATCCATTATTGTTGGAGGCCTATACATGTATTGCTTTAAAACCATAAATGCAGAGGCTATTATCACAAATGTATCCTGAAGATACAAAACTACTCCATGTTCTATAAGCATTATTTCCTGTTGACATGGTACATAGGCAGCACgtgaatttataattttcttctcaaCTTTCCCACAACCTAATATGACATAATTATACAACTGAAGAGATGCCCACTTGATATTTGTACCAAAATATAGCCTAGGAGAGAAAAATTGCTTTGCAATATAATGGCATCGTTTATGAATTGCTTATTATAAGCCAAGCACTTTACAAAACAATTTCAGTGACCTCATGGGTTCATTCTATTATTAGctatcattttacaaatggaggaAACCTCTTAAGAGAAGGAGGAGATGAGAATAACAGGTGGTAGAAAGTGGAGCCAATATTTGAAACCAGAAAGCGTGACTCCAGACTACAGTCTTGATCACCAAAGTATGAGATCTCTTTGTGGCTGACAATATTGGATTGCACAGAGCACAGACAAAACACCgattttccttttggaatttacATCAGCCCTTGATAGAGTCAGGGTGGAGGGAACAGGAGATTAGAAAAGATGGCAAGATACATGTAGTAAATTGCCTTTTGATAGCTCCTTACGTCTTCTTGCTTGAGACTACACCATCTAGGTAATGGCTGCCCTATAATGGCATGCATCAGCATTTTGTTAAAACACACAGTGCTGGACCCCACCCAGAGTTGCTGATTCAATTGGCCCGGGTTGGGACCCAAAAATCTGCATTCCAAACTTTCCAAAATAATACACTGTTAGTCCTGGAGCCACACTTGGAGAATAGTTGACATAAAATACTCAGAGGAAACACAGATGACCAGCCACTGGCATGAGCTTTTTTGagggtctctctcttttttttttttttttttgtagtgtagTCAGGTGCTACTCTAAAAATATCTTGTTCATATTTACTCTTGAGGTTTAAACATTCTATGTATTCTCAGTATTGAATTGGTTTTTGTAATGTTCCTGAAATGAAAATGCCACAAAGACATGAAATGTTAGAGAactataagaaatttaaaaatcaggtagGTCCAATTGTggtcagcagtaaccaacccaactagtatccatgaggactcaggttcaatccctggccttgctcactgggtttgggatctggctttgcctcgAGTTGCAATGTaagtcacaaacacagcttggatccagtgttgctgaggctgtgatgtaggttggcagctgtagctccaatttgacccctatcctgggaatctccatgtgcttcaggtgcagcactaaaaagacaaagagaggaagagaggaagggagaaaggtaggaaggaaagaagagaaaaaggaagtaatttaaaaataagagtaactGAATACTTTTTGCTTCCACTGGGTAACTCAAATATACTTTAGAGACAAAATGATAGCTAATATCTGCTGAGAAGCAAATGTCAATGTATGACTTAACCTAAGAGAAATTCTAGCTGATCATTAACTGTGGTTGGGGGCCTGGTAGACCACCTACATTAGAGCAGTAACTGCATTCTGTGAAATAAGTTATCTATTAgatggagttcccgatgtggcacagtggaaacgaatccgaccagaaaccatgaggttgtgggttcgatccctggcctcactcagtgggtaaggatctggctttgccgtgagctgtggtgtaggtcacagacctggctcggatcctgttttgctgtggctgtggtgtaggctggcagctgtagctccaatttgacccctagactgggaaacttcatatgctgcaggtaaggccctaaaaagaaaaaaaaaaaaattatctattagATATAACTGTGAAATGCTGTGGAGGGAATAATAGGGGTTCAGAACCTAGTCCAACTGAAATGGTGCTTGTTAAACACTAAaggcaaaaatcaaacaaaagtaaCTTTGATTCTGATAACTTTTCATGAGATAAATTTGCTGAAGTGTCAATGGGCCCAGAGCCTTCATCTGTTCGTTGTCCAACTGTAAATAAGACCTGAGTGCTGATTATAAGAAAACATTGCACTTATTGCCATAGTTGgctaaatattcaaaaaaaatttggaaactttttataatgaaaatgtctCTAGATCAcaaattcatttctctctcttttttttctctgttgcaCTTTACCTTTAGGAAGGAAATTCAATATTCGACATTAATAACTAAATGATGAGGCAGGAAAACCTATAGTGAATTAAATAAAGCACCTAGAATATCAATAGAATTTAAGGTGACTGGCAGAAGAAGTAGTGGCCCCTCACTCAGCCACTAAGAAAATTTACCTTTCCCCCCAACTTCGTTGTTACTTTTTATGCTGGCTTAAATAAGTcgcatatttagaaaaataaaaaccactccaAGACCCCTTAATCAGAAATAACTACTGTTAACATTATGGGAATATCTctccatatacatacacatgagagagaacttttaaaacagaattgtggagttcccgtcgtggtacagcagaaatgaatccgactaggaaccatgaggttgtgggttcgatccctggccttgatcagtgggttaaggatcagatgctGTCCAGAGTtgtggtgtataggtcacagatgcggctcggatcccgagttgctgtggctctggctatagctctgattagacccctagcctgggaacctccatatgccgagggcatggccctaaaagacaaaaaagaaaacaccagaatTGTCATGCTAGACTTAATTCTATTAGTTTAATTTTGCTTaaatttaacagaaataaaaaggaaagcagaatacTCTGGTTAACCTCAGATAAATGTTTCTTTACTACTAGTTCTTAAAAGCTTCCTATAAAGTTAAGGGAAAAaggattttaataaataaaattgtaagtgATTCAATTTGATTTGTTCATTATATTTGCATTGTCAAGGCTTATAAAGTCAGCGTGCAGATTAAACACCTGATTAATTACAGCACAGGAGAGaatttgtgaaattaaaaaatagatctgAAGAAATTACCCAGAATGTGAAAGAAGGTAAAAAGAGGGTAAAAATCTGGAAAACATGAGAAAAGGTGTGAGACAGAATGAGAAGTTCTGACACATACAATATTCAATTGTAATTCCTAAAAGATAAACATGAGGCAGGGATCATATTCAAAGAGATATTGTCTGAGAATGTTCCTGAATTCTGAAAGAAACATGAAACTTCTGTAAGACATGAGGTCTCAGACTCAGGTAGCACACAGAACCTAAACtgcataaataaaacaaaatttcctgGAACAGAGCATGCCGAGATTCAACTTGATGGCAATATGTAGTCTTAGAAAACTTTTGCTCTGTGTCTTCTCCCAAGATTTGTAAAATATCCCTGccaggggggaggaggaaggagtgtgGAGATAGGAAAACCCCATGAATAGCCCAGGTTCACATTCGGTAGGGATGCCAGGTACGAGGAAACTTAATGGCCAGAAAATTAAAGTAGAATCTCCCTGTATGCCCAGAACAGCACTAAAGGTGGAGGAGCCCTCAAAacttgcaataataataatagctattttttATTAGGCATTTATTAGAGAAAGGTCTGATCTTGGTCCTGAACTACTTAGAAACTGATGAAAGGAGTAGCTTAAATACAGTGTTACTGGTCAATCTTCCTGACAACCACTTGAGTTAGTGGACTCCAggttaagaaaagaaaacctagttT belongs to Sus scrofa isolate TJ Tabasco breed Duroc chromosome 16, Sscrofa11.1, whole genome shotgun sequence and includes:
- the ZNF131 gene encoding zinc finger protein 131 isoform X3 — encoded protein: MKSHSTESFKCEICNKRYLRESAWKQHLNCYHLEEGGVSKKQRTGKKIHICQYCEKQFDHFGHFKEHLRKHTGEKPFECPNCHERFARNSTLKCHLTACQTGVGAKKGRKKLYECQVCNSVFNSWDQFKDHLVIHTGDKPNHCTLCDLWFMQGNELRRHLSDIHNISERLVTEEFLSVETRVQTEPVTSMTIIEQVGKVHVLPLLQVQVDSAQVTVEQVHPDLLQDSQVQDSHMSELPEQVQVSYLEVGRIQTEEGTEVHVEELHVERVNQMPMEVQTELLEADLDQVTPEIMNQEEREPTQADAAEAAREDHEDAEGLETKSTVDSQAEKAGNENRTPMPVLE